A part of Strix aluco isolate bStrAlu1 chromosome 21, bStrAlu1.hap1, whole genome shotgun sequence genomic DNA contains:
- the PMP22 gene encoding peripheral myelin protein 22: MLLLLLGIIVLHVTVLVLLFVSTIVSQWLVNGGHTADLWQNCTSSSVFHCLTSSTNEWLQSVQAMMILSIIFSVLSLFLFFCQLFTLTKGGRFYITGIFQILAGLCVMSGAAIFTVRHTDWHQASENTSYGFAYILAWMAFPLALASGIVYVILRKRE, encoded by the exons atgctgcttttgctgctgggGATCATCGTGCTCCACGTCACCGTGCTGGTGCTCCTCTTCGTCTCCACCATCGTTAGC CAATGGCTGGTGAACGGCGGGCACACGGCGGACCTCTGGCAGAACTGCACCTCCAGTAGCGTCTTCCACTGCCTGACGTCGTCCACGAACG AATGGCTGCAGTCTGTCCAAGCGATGATGATCCTCTCCATCATCTTCAGCGTCTTGTCCCTGTTTCTGTTCTTCTGCCAGCTGTTCACGCTCACCAAGGGCGGGCGGTTTTACATTACTGGAATCTTCCAAATCCTTGCCG GGCTCTGTGTGATGAGCGGCGCGGCCATCTTCACAGTGAGGCACACGGACTGGCACCAAGCCTCGGAAAACACCTCCTACGGCTTCGCCTATATCCTGGCGTGGATGGCCTTCCCCCTGGCCCTCGCCAGCGGCATCGTCTACGTCATCCTACGGAAGCGCGAGTGA
- the TEKT3 gene encoding tektin-3 → MELTGSPLTATYARPRSTPTKFLPAISTMASSYKNHFPYHPLPQRFSLPPLPSTSYKTAAINPSLAPSSTLSQGLTPSKMNDFVSNRTTPFTQYTPDDWYRSNLTNYKESETSRRNAERLRVDTSRMIQDKYQQTKKTQAESTKSLGERLNDIEFWKSELCHELDEMIGETNALTDVKKRLERALAETEAPLQVSQECLLHRKKRMGIDLVRDDVEKQLYTEVDVIRSCQKRMQQYLDKAKDQLVSNRVAQHELEKDLANKQAAHRIDSKCYHLRNTSDGISYYRGVERVDATISVPESWAKFTDNNILCSQGERAASTKLRDNIENLLVVTANEMRYQFNAVNVAFTNCIAETADAKSKIQAHLVKTLQEIFQIEMNIEAMQKAIRDIGPLLKGAQTRLDECTQRPNMEPCQDTAHLCLVNEVHEIDETIQSLQQRLRDAEDTLEVLFRGKSVLEHDLVIKANSLFIDQEKCMGMRKTFSRTVRLLGYV, encoded by the exons ATGGAGCTGACTGGCTCTCCCTTAACAGCAACATATGCCCGTCCAAGATCAACACCTACCAAGTTTCTGCCTGCTATCAGCACCATGGCTTCAAGCTATAAGAACCATTTTCCTTACCACCCCTTGCCTCAGAGGTTCAGCCTCCCCCCGCTGCCCAGCACCTCCTATAAAACAGCTGCCATCAACCCATCTTTGGCTCCCTCCTCCACACTCTCCCAGGGGTTAACCCCTAGCAAGATGAATGATTTTGTTTCCAACAGAACAACCCCCTTCACCCAGTACACCCCTGATGACTGGTACAGGTCCAACCTGACCAACTACAAAGAGTCGGAGACTTCCCGGCGCAATGCAGAGCGTCTGAGAGTTGATACCTCCCGCATGATTCAGGATAAATATCAGCAGACAAAGAAGACCCAAGCAGAAAGCACCAAAAGCCTGGGAGAACGTCTCAATGATATAGAATTTTGGAAGTCAGAGCTCTGCCATGAGCTGGATGAGATGATTGGGGAGACCAACGCACTCACAGACGTGAAGAAACGACTGGAGAGAGCCTTGGCTGAGACAGAGGCCCCTCTCCAG GTCTCTCAGGAGTGCTTGCTTCACCGGAAGAAGAGGATGGGCATCGACCTAGTCCGTGACGACGTGGAGAAACAGCTCTACACA GAAGTCGACGTCATCAGGTCCTGCCAGAAGAGGATGCAGCAGTACCTGGATAAGGCGAAAGACCAGCTTGT GTCCAACAGGGTGGCCCAGCACGAGCTGGAGAAGGACCTGGCCAACAAGCAGGCGGCCCACCGCATCGACAGCAAGTGCTACCACCTGAGGAACACCTCCGATGGCATCAGCTACTACCGAGGCGTGGAGCGGGTTGATGCCAC gatCTCGGTGCCGGAGTCATGGGCCAAGTTCACAGACAACAACATCCTCTGCTCCCAGGGAGAACGGGCGGCCTCCACCAAGCTGCGGGACAACATTGAAAACCTGCTGGTGGTGACGGCCAATGAGATGCGTTACCAGTTCAATGCGGTGAACGTCGCCTTCACCAACTGCATCGCCGAGACAGCCGATGCCAAGAGCAAGATTCAGGCCCACCTGGTCAAG ACGCTGCAGGAAATCTTCCAGATCGAGATGAACATAGAAGCCATGCAAAAAGCCATTAGGGACATAGGGCCTCTGTTAAAAGGGGCTCAGACCCGGCTGGATGAGTGCACACAGAGACCAAACATGGAGCCGTGCCAGGACACTGCCCACCTCTG CCTTGTTAACGAGGTCCATGAAATCGATGAGACAATCCAGAGCCTTCAGCAACGGCTGAGAGACGCCGAGGACACGCTGGAGGTGCTGTTTCGTGGCAAGTCGGTCTTGGAGCATGACCTGGTCATCAAAGCCAACTCGCTCTTCATCGACCAGGAGAAGTGCATGGGGATGCGCAAGACCTTTTCCAGAACTGTGCGGCTGCTGGGTTACGTTTAA